Proteins encoded in a region of the Enterococcus gilvus ATCC BAA-350 genome:
- a CDS encoding phage scaffolding protein — protein MKREELKELGLTDEQIGSVMALHGVTVNELNSKVSTAEQQATQYQEQLEKNQSELDDFKAKSKGNEDLEQQVTDLQTRLDQNKTDSEQQIADIKKSSAIDLALTQAGAKNIKAAKALLDGESLELAEGGLKGLDDQLAALKESDGYLFDSNEPAPPKPGNKKATFNGNASSVQNVEEDAFAKALGIMPNKN, from the coding sequence ATGAAACGAGAAGAATTAAAAGAATTAGGTTTAACAGACGAACAGATTGGGTCAGTAATGGCCTTGCACGGCGTAACTGTAAACGAACTGAATAGCAAGGTGTCTACCGCGGAACAGCAAGCGACTCAGTATCAAGAACAGCTAGAAAAAAATCAAAGTGAGCTTGATGACTTTAAAGCAAAGTCTAAAGGGAACGAAGATTTGGAACAGCAAGTGACTGATTTACAAACGCGTCTTGACCAAAACAAAACCGATTCTGAACAACAGATTGCAGATATTAAGAAATCATCAGCAATCGACTTAGCCCTAACACAAGCAGGGGCTAAGAATATCAAGGCTGCTAAAGCTTTACTAGATGGCGAGTCACTGGAACTAGCAGAGGGTGGATTAAAAGGATTAGATGATCAATTGGCCGCGCTTAAAGAAAGCGACGGCTATTTGTTTGACTCAAATGAGCCTGCGCCTCCCAAGCCCGGTAACAAAAAAGCCACTTTCAACGGAAATGCTAGTTCTGTGCAAAACGTTGAAGAAGATGCTTTTGCTAAAGCATTAGGAATCATGCCAAACAAAAATTAA
- a CDS encoding putative minor capsid protein, whose amino-acid sequence MIPLMPKEYCNQSIVLRLIQGKDKWQKPIFSDPITIKNMIFQPQTVYSGTNNNRQVVANAIAFLFGGVSDPMPVINKNHVGSELDFEGESYTITTIVDNRNPFSNEVYSYELEVL is encoded by the coding sequence ATGATTCCATTAATGCCAAAGGAGTACTGCAATCAATCCATTGTGCTGCGTCTAATACAAGGGAAAGACAAATGGCAGAAGCCTATTTTTTCCGATCCAATTACGATTAAAAACATGATCTTTCAACCGCAGACAGTATATAGTGGTACGAATAACAATAGGCAAGTGGTAGCGAATGCTATCGCTTTTCTATTTGGTGGTGTTTCTGATCCAATGCCAGTGATCAATAAGAACCATGTTGGGTCAGAACTTGATTTTGAAGGCGAAAGCTACACCATCACAACGATCGTAGATAATCGTAACCCTTTCAGCAATGAAGTTTACTCCTATGAACTGGAGGTGTTGTAA
- a CDS encoding minor capsid protein — translation MLHVKVEKGSVDRKLSVVNINSALYYMTAQMHPDMNLYAPKRQGNLRDKSFVNKNRITYTVPYAKPQFRGMVNGSRIKNYTTPGTSRRWDLRAKANHMNAWRKAFIKGGNL, via the coding sequence ATGCTTCATGTGAAGGTTGAAAAGGGCAGTGTAGATCGTAAGTTATCCGTGGTGAACATCAATTCAGCGCTTTACTATATGACCGCACAAATGCATCCAGATATGAACCTCTACGCTCCGAAAAGACAAGGTAATTTAAGAGACAAATCATTTGTTAATAAGAACCGAATCACATATACAGTTCCTTACGCTAAGCCTCAATTTAGAGGGATGGTTAACGGCAGTAGGATTAAGAATTATACAACGCCAGGGACAAGCCGGCGTTGGGACCTTAGGGCAAAAGCAAATCATATGAATGCTTGGCGTAAAGCATTTATCAAAGGAGGAAACCTGTAA
- a CDS encoding phage tail terminator protein, whose protein sequence is MDLWERLSDSIDSIQGLPMPCSMGFLDGEDTLCVYSMPGSRTVEEYFDGTKEREMLYEVGFNTKDQEKANKTLWLISNHLDELSTLNSEDGSFVFLGIEISETPFVSEQDVQGISTYLLGIKITIHQFKN, encoded by the coding sequence ATGGATTTATGGGAAAGACTGTCCGATTCGATAGATTCTATACAGGGCCTTCCGATGCCGTGCTCAATGGGGTTTCTCGATGGAGAGGATACACTCTGCGTTTATTCAATGCCGGGTAGCCGAACAGTCGAAGAATACTTTGACGGCACGAAAGAACGAGAAATGCTTTACGAAGTAGGATTTAATACAAAAGATCAAGAAAAAGCCAACAAAACATTATGGCTTATATCAAATCATTTAGACGAGCTCTCAACTCTGAATTCAGAGGATGGGAGTTTTGTCTTTTTAGGCATCGAAATAAGTGAGACGCCATTTGTTAGCGAACAGGACGTGCAAGGGATATCAACTTATTTACTAGGCATCAAAATCACAATTCATCAATTTAAAAATTAG
- a CDS encoding phage tail tube protein — MKMDLQKFAEEPKKEFLLNFKNKVEIDVSGKTDLAEIANADFALLAAGITTITPAAADTTDASPYYDGEGFTDSTVTGKNITFAIAGHRVFGDKAQDFVAAKFLAIGDELRTLAQWTDAKGNKVQAVVTLTAIVPFGGAANAKQTFSFTLAFNGKPTLVKAGE, encoded by the coding sequence ATGAAAATGGATTTACAGAAATTTGCCGAGGAACCAAAAAAAGAATTTTTACTAAATTTTAAAAACAAAGTAGAGATCGACGTTTCGGGGAAAACAGACCTCGCAGAAATTGCTAATGCGGATTTTGCACTCTTAGCAGCAGGTATTACTACCATCACTCCTGCGGCAGCCGATACAACGGATGCTTCCCCATATTACGATGGAGAAGGTTTTACTGACTCAACAGTAACAGGTAAAAATATTACCTTTGCAATTGCTGGGCATCGAGTGTTTGGCGATAAAGCGCAAGATTTTGTTGCTGCCAAATTCTTAGCTATTGGGGATGAGTTACGTACACTAGCTCAATGGACGGATGCCAAAGGCAACAAAGTTCAAGCTGTGGTTACATTGACGGCTATCGTACCTTTTGGTGGAGCTGCGAATGCTAAGCAAACATTCAGCTTTACGTTAGCTTTCAACGGCAAACCTACATTGGTGAAAGCGGGGGAGTAG
- a CDS encoding Gp15 family bacteriophage protein: protein MFDLIDDLETTILIEDHEIPLDLSFDTVLKFYELLEDDRLQSFEKIYKAFDLFYFGDETLSKNFTFEQKSKAVEDISNYIQRNPYGNEDNGDAGFEGVEPEKLYSYTQDAGAIYSSFFSDYGIDLLKERGKMHYITFKSLLAGLSDKTQFQRILSIRSRTVSGLEGESLTNLLELQQYYALESEKTVDNLDNQLGSMFDMLAAQAQSNK from the coding sequence TTGTTTGATTTAATTGATGATCTTGAAACAACCATTTTGATTGAAGATCACGAAATCCCTTTGGATTTGTCTTTTGATACAGTACTGAAATTTTACGAACTATTGGAGGACGATCGTTTACAATCCTTCGAGAAAATATATAAAGCTTTTGATCTATTTTATTTTGGAGACGAAACGCTGTCCAAAAACTTTACGTTCGAGCAAAAGAGTAAGGCTGTTGAAGATATCAGCAATTATATTCAGAGAAATCCATACGGAAACGAAGATAATGGCGATGCTGGATTCGAAGGTGTTGAACCTGAAAAATTGTACTCCTATACGCAAGATGCAGGGGCAATTTACTCCTCTTTTTTTTCTGATTACGGAATTGATTTGCTGAAAGAACGAGGAAAGATGCATTACATTACGTTCAAATCACTGCTGGCCGGATTAAGTGATAAAACACAATTTCAACGAATTCTATCTATTCGATCTAGAACAGTTAGCGGATTAGAAGGAGAATCACTGACAAATCTTTTGGAGTTGCAACAGTATTATGCTTTGGAGTCCGAAAAAACTGTGGATAACTTAGATAATCAATTAGGCAGCATGTTCGATATGTTAGCTGCCCAAGCACAATCAAATAAATAA